A genomic region of Janthinobacterium lividum contains the following coding sequences:
- a CDS encoding DUF350 domain-containing protein, which yields MPAILNYLIHLLLAAGLLIVFFIIYTRVTPYNEVLLIRQGNQAAALSLGGAMLGFSATIASSLMHTADYQQFFAWAFGAMVVQLLAYVVTTRLLRMSKDQIESNNSAFGGLLAAISLSIGAINAACIS from the coding sequence GTGCCCGCCATCCTAAACTATCTGATCCATCTTTTACTGGCCGCCGGGCTGCTGATTGTATTTTTTATCATCTACACGCGCGTCACGCCGTATAACGAAGTGCTGCTGATCCGCCAGGGCAACCAGGCGGCGGCCCTGTCGCTGGGCGGCGCCATGCTGGGCTTTTCCGCCACCATCGCCTCGTCCCTGATGCACACGGCCGACTACCAGCAGTTCTTCGCCTGGGCCTTTGGCGCCATGGTGGTGCAATTGCTCGCCTATGTGGTCACCACGCGCCTGCTGCGCATGTCGAAAGACCAGATCGAATCGAACAACAGCGCCTTCGGCGGCCTGCTGGCCGCCATTTCCCTGTCGATCGGCGCCATCAACGCCGCCTGCATTTCCTGA